A genomic segment from Legionella micdadei encodes:
- a CDS encoding TolC family protein has product MYRWVDKPAAEAARVSEANERLQKAISSPEFMLDHWVDLPTSPEVRHKKAQRLSLREAILLALRYNPNIQNAELDRIIQRYELRLAHNEFELQYALAGAASVEKSRYSGVGNTTNKSFIASPEVNLKTKLGTQIGLNIDNNVANYNSYSPVLNFSINQPLLRGFGKAANEAGLLDAIDNEWLNKLNLQQSVIDQITQVITAYRALILSGNNLQNQKLQLQEARKTYEINEKKIAAGQLEPTGNIQQSYQIESLSLMVEQAENDFKIAAQDLLQTIGLDPKMRLSVPSNVVVKKIIVPDLKESIEWALQHNTQYLAQKMVLRADERAYKVAKNQQLWQLDVGANVQSGRINEVDGQRGFPSIYNGQNINQTARVTLTIPLHDLSRRSQLISAKVRLEKDRLNLIALKRSLETTITNTINSIESLAKRYQLAEKQVALAEKSYELEKKKQQAGIASALDVNNTQNQLIQAQMGLIGAKIAYLNQLSTLDRILGKTLDHWQIKLRYGA; this is encoded by the coding sequence TTGTACCGCTGGGTAGATAAGCCGGCCGCTGAGGCTGCTCGCGTTTCTGAGGCGAATGAGCGCTTGCAAAAGGCGATTAGTAGCCCTGAATTCATGCTTGATCATTGGGTGGATCTGCCCACTTCACCTGAGGTCCGTCATAAAAAAGCGCAGCGCTTAAGTTTGCGCGAAGCGATTTTGCTTGCTCTGCGTTATAACCCAAATATTCAAAATGCGGAATTGGATCGTATCATCCAGCGGTATGAGTTGCGATTGGCGCATAATGAGTTTGAGTTGCAATATGCTTTGGCTGGCGCTGCTTCTGTGGAGAAAAGCCGTTACAGTGGTGTGGGTAATACGACGAATAAAAGCTTTATTGCTTCGCCTGAAGTGAATTTGAAAACTAAACTAGGTACGCAAATAGGGTTAAACATCGATAATAATGTAGCGAATTACAATAGTTACTCACCCGTGTTAAATTTTTCCATCAACCAGCCTTTATTACGAGGATTTGGTAAAGCAGCCAATGAAGCGGGATTATTGGATGCAATCGACAATGAATGGTTAAATAAATTAAATTTACAACAGTCGGTTATTGATCAAATCACCCAGGTCATCACTGCTTACCGGGCATTGATTTTAAGCGGTAATAATTTGCAAAACCAAAAACTGCAATTGCAGGAGGCACGAAAAACTTATGAAATCAATGAGAAAAAGATAGCCGCAGGCCAATTAGAGCCTACAGGCAATATTCAGCAATCCTATCAAATTGAGTCATTGAGTTTAATGGTCGAACAGGCTGAAAACGATTTTAAAATTGCTGCCCAAGATTTGCTGCAAACGATAGGCTTGGATCCTAAAATGCGCCTATCGGTACCGAGCAATGTCGTCGTTAAAAAAATCATTGTACCGGATTTAAAAGAGTCCATTGAGTGGGCACTGCAACATAACACGCAATATTTAGCGCAAAAAATGGTCTTGCGTGCCGATGAAAGAGCGTATAAGGTGGCTAAAAACCAACAGCTCTGGCAGCTGGATGTGGGCGCTAATGTGCAAAGCGGCAGAATCAACGAGGTCGATGGCCAAAGAGGTTTTCCTTCCATCTACAATGGACAAAACATCAACCAAACTGCCAGGGTCACCTTAACGATTCCCTTGCACGATCTGAGTCGCCGCAGCCAACTCATTTCCGCTAAAGTGAGGTTGGAAAAAGATCGCTTGAATCTGATAGCGCTGAAGCGAAGCTTAGAGACGACTATCACCAATACCATCAATAGCATTGAAAGCTTGGCAAAACGGTACCAACTTGCGGAAAAGCAAGTTGCTTTGGCTGAAAAATCCTATGAACTGGAAAAGAAGAAACAACAAGCCGGCATTGCCAGTGCTTTGGATGTGAATAATACGCAGAACCAATTGATTCAGGCACAAATGGGTCTAATTGGTGCTAAAATAGCCTACCTTAATCAATTATCCACCCTTGATCGCATTTTGGGTAAAACCCTCGATCATTGGCAAATTAAACTTAGGTACGGTGCATGA
- a CDS encoding aldo/keto reductase family protein encodes MVLDRFKRDLQQQKIPAFLYGTAWKEERTQELTFTALNAGFEGIDTANQRRHYFEEGVGLGIQQFLATSGKTRADLFLQTKFTFASGQDHRKPYDESAPIREQVNQSFASSLKHLHTDYIDSYVLHGPLYIQGITEADLQAWYAMEALCRDGQVKFLGVSNVSLNQLEVLCQNASIKPSFVQNRCFAIKKWDKAIREFCAKQGIIYQGFSLLTANQEYLFSPLIRELTTKYNRTIAQILFRFALQVGILPLTGTTQRQHMQEDLDLLDFELSKKEVEQIETICE; translated from the coding sequence ATGGTGCTGGATAGGTTTAAACGCGACTTACAACAACAAAAAATCCCTGCTTTTTTATACGGCACGGCCTGGAAAGAAGAACGTACCCAGGAACTGACCTTCACGGCTTTGAATGCAGGGTTTGAAGGCATTGATACGGCTAACCAACGTAGACATTATTTTGAGGAGGGTGTCGGATTAGGCATCCAACAATTCCTGGCGACAAGCGGCAAAACACGGGCAGATTTATTTCTGCAAACAAAATTTACTTTTGCCAGTGGCCAAGATCACCGTAAGCCTTATGATGAGTCGGCCCCTATTCGTGAGCAAGTCAACCAATCATTTGCAAGCTCGCTCAAACATCTGCACACCGACTATATTGATTCTTATGTTCTCCATGGTCCTCTTTATATTCAAGGGATTACCGAAGCAGATTTGCAAGCTTGGTACGCGATGGAAGCTTTATGTCGAGACGGGCAGGTTAAATTTTTAGGCGTTTCAAATGTCAGCTTAAATCAGCTGGAAGTGCTATGCCAAAATGCATCGATTAAGCCAAGTTTTGTGCAAAATCGTTGTTTTGCTATAAAAAAATGGGATAAAGCAATAAGGGAATTTTGTGCCAAACAAGGCATTATTTATCAAGGCTTTTCACTATTGACAGCGAATCAAGAATACCTTTTCTCTCCTTTAATCCGCGAACTTACAACAAAATATAATCGAACCATTGCGCAAATCCTATTTCGCTTCGCTTTACAAGTAGGGATACTCCCTTTGACAGGCACCACTCAGCGTCAGCACATGCAAGAGGATTTAGACTTGCTTGATTTTGAGCTGAGTAAAAAAGAAGTTGAACAAATTGAAACAATTTGCGAGTAG
- a CDS encoding ABC transporter ATP-binding protein: protein MTSDALIALNNIVKTYTIGGVSAKVLKEVSLTVDEGELLAIVGASGSGKSTLMNIIGLLDKADGGNYLLRGNNVAGLSEDALAILRNQSIGFVFQQFNLLPRFNAKQNIALPLTYRSVAQAEIDERVAYALARVGMQSFAEHRPTQLSGGQQQRIAIARALVGEPKVILADEPTGALDSRTGSEVMNLFLALHNEGRTIILVTHDEQVAAQCARRITLADGRIIAESRR from the coding sequence ATGACTAGTGACGCGTTGATTGCCCTAAACAACATCGTTAAAACCTATACAATTGGCGGCGTGAGCGCCAAAGTGCTTAAGGAAGTCTCCCTGACTGTGGATGAAGGGGAATTGCTTGCCATCGTGGGTGCCTCAGGTTCGGGTAAATCCACCTTAATGAACATTATCGGTTTACTGGATAAGGCGGATGGCGGCAATTACTTGCTTCGTGGCAACAATGTCGCGGGCTTAAGTGAAGATGCCTTAGCTATTTTACGCAATCAAAGTATTGGATTTGTATTTCAGCAATTTAATTTGTTGCCACGGTTTAATGCCAAACAAAATATTGCCTTGCCTTTAACCTACCGAAGCGTTGCACAAGCTGAAATCGATGAGCGTGTGGCTTATGCCCTTGCTCGTGTGGGAATGCAATCATTCGCTGAACATCGCCCCACGCAATTATCAGGTGGACAGCAACAGCGCATTGCGATTGCGCGCGCGCTGGTGGGGGAGCCGAAAGTGATTTTAGCGGATGAGCCCACAGGGGCTTTAGATTCTCGCACAGGGAGTGAGGTGATGAATCTATTTTTAGCTCTTCATAATGAGGGACGAACCATTATTTTGGTAACCCATGATGAGCAAGTTGCCGCCCAATGCGCAAGGCGCATAACCTTGGCAGATGGGCGAATCATTGCAGAGAGCAGGCGATGA
- a CDS encoding efflux RND transporter periplasmic adaptor subunit — MRNRLIFIFALLSLLVGCGNHAEQKKNAAQTYVVKPEPVHKSLYFTGTIQPLHESALTSPMDAVVETLHYHYGQHVKKGDVVVTLNSNELQKQYNDTLTEYLKAKDNFTVAQSKFNGTQELWNAGLISKNNFLSEKSSLATAKVSLIQATRRLTEMLEKMDDGNAQHLSELNIAEFEKVRQALAGQHNLIHLKAPADGVLLYPPKSGEENSGKLSVGSTVKAGQVLALIGDLTGVSVEIDIPEIDIDKIRPGMRAKVTGVALGNHVLKGELVAVNAQATTTPGGALPSFSAVVEVKALNELQRPWIKVGMSAEIEIAVDSNEQLLVPITAVRQEKGRSIVKIITKNGSPETRVVTTGAALADKVVVASGLKSGDVVAYD; from the coding sequence ATGAGAAACAGGCTAATATTCATTTTTGCTTTACTCAGTTTACTGGTAGGCTGTGGAAATCATGCTGAGCAAAAGAAAAATGCTGCTCAGACTTATGTGGTTAAACCGGAACCCGTGCATAAATCACTTTATTTCACTGGCACAATTCAGCCTTTACATGAAAGCGCGCTAACAAGCCCGATGGATGCTGTGGTTGAAACCCTGCATTACCATTATGGGCAGCATGTTAAAAAAGGAGATGTCGTTGTCACGTTAAATTCCAACGAATTACAAAAACAATATAACGATACGCTGACTGAGTACCTCAAAGCGAAGGATAATTTTACTGTTGCACAGTCAAAATTTAATGGCACCCAAGAGCTTTGGAATGCCGGGTTGATATCAAAAAATAACTTCTTAAGTGAAAAATCAAGCTTAGCAACAGCTAAAGTCAGTTTGATTCAAGCCACCCGACGGCTAACTGAAATGCTGGAAAAAATGGATGACGGGAATGCCCAACATTTATCGGAATTGAATATTGCTGAGTTCGAGAAAGTAAGGCAGGCTTTGGCAGGTCAACACAATTTAATTCACCTAAAAGCCCCAGCCGATGGCGTCTTGCTTTATCCTCCCAAATCAGGGGAAGAGAACTCAGGGAAATTAAGTGTGGGATCAACTGTGAAAGCAGGACAAGTGCTTGCACTGATCGGTGATTTAACAGGGGTTAGCGTCGAAATCGACATACCAGAAATTGATATCGATAAAATCCGCCCAGGCATGCGCGCCAAGGTGACAGGTGTTGCTTTAGGCAACCATGTCTTAAAAGGCGAGTTGGTTGCCGTGAATGCGCAAGCAACAACCACTCCCGGAGGCGCCCTGCCCTCATTCAGTGCAGTGGTTGAAGTGAAAGCGCTTAATGAATTACAGCGTCCCTGGATTAAAGTAGGCATGAGTGCCGAAATTGAAATCGCTGTTGACAGCAATGAACAACTCCTTGTGCCCATCACGGCGGTGAGGCAGGAGAAAGGCAGATCCATCGTCAAAATAATCACAAAAAACGGTTCACCAGAAACACGTGTCGTAACAACGGGTGCAGCGCTTGCCGATAAGGTAGTTGTTGCCTCCGGCCTTAAATCGGGTGACGTGGTGGCCTATGACTAG
- a CDS encoding ABC transporter permease, whose product MTLLNHFQQALVNLAAAKLRSFLAVLGILVGTAAVVALISCGQLATEKALAQFKALGTDLLAISVYEKTPSKSNNGENQIPLRVWRQIPERIPQVLRIAPYGTGYQPISFEGKMLQGAIIGADESLANIIHVKLARGHFVSFVESFEHFCVIGDTLARQIKEVSFEDPIGKQIRIGQALYTIIGIANPWKENGFFNEDINQSVIIPIAGMALVSKENKINNAVLLLKPDSPIDDVIAQVRQILIAQAPKLSFFPRSAKQIIASMENQGHIFTLLLAVIGSISLLVGGIGVMNVMLVSVSERKKEIGIRKAVGAKNKEIQTLFLVESVMLSLLGGFLGVILGLIFTRVVAYFSGWSFTVYFMPPLAGFAVSVATGIFFGFYPARRAAKLEPMVSLRSE is encoded by the coding sequence ATGACATTGCTTAACCATTTCCAACAAGCATTAGTGAATTTGGCCGCTGCAAAATTGCGATCCTTTCTTGCCGTACTGGGTATTTTAGTGGGCACAGCCGCCGTGGTTGCCTTAATTAGCTGCGGGCAATTGGCAACTGAGAAAGCGTTAGCCCAGTTTAAAGCACTAGGCACCGATTTACTTGCGATCTCGGTGTATGAAAAAACGCCGAGTAAATCGAATAACGGGGAAAATCAAATCCCCTTACGTGTTTGGCGGCAAATTCCGGAGCGAATACCGCAAGTCTTACGCATCGCACCTTATGGAACAGGCTATCAACCCATCAGTTTTGAAGGAAAAATGCTGCAAGGGGCAATCATTGGCGCCGATGAGTCTTTAGCCAATATCATTCATGTTAAGCTGGCTCGTGGCCATTTTGTTTCATTTGTTGAATCATTTGAGCATTTCTGTGTGATTGGCGACACCTTGGCACGACAAATAAAAGAAGTCAGTTTTGAGGATCCGATAGGTAAACAAATCCGTATCGGCCAAGCGCTTTATACGATTATAGGGATAGCCAACCCCTGGAAAGAAAATGGTTTCTTTAACGAGGATATCAATCAATCCGTTATTATTCCGATAGCAGGGATGGCATTGGTGAGCAAAGAAAACAAAATAAATAATGCCGTTTTATTGTTAAAACCGGATAGTCCAATCGATGATGTCATTGCCCAGGTGAGGCAAATTTTAATTGCGCAAGCTCCGAAATTGAGTTTTTTTCCACGAAGTGCTAAGCAAATTATTGCCAGCATGGAAAACCAAGGTCATATCTTTACCCTGTTGCTGGCGGTCATTGGCAGTATTTCCCTGTTAGTAGGGGGAATTGGCGTCATGAATGTCATGTTAGTTTCAGTCAGTGAGCGTAAAAAAGAGATTGGCATACGCAAAGCGGTAGGGGCAAAAAACAAAGAGATCCAAACCCTTTTTCTGGTTGAGTCGGTTATGCTCTCGCTTTTAGGCGGCTTTTTGGGGGTCATTTTAGGGTTGATCTTTACTCGTGTTGTCGCCTATTTTAGTGGTTGGTCGTTTACTGTCTATTTTATGCCCCCTTTAGCGGGATTTGCTGTGTCTGTAGCAACCGGGATTTTTTTCGGCTTTTATCCTGCAAGGCGGGCGGCAAAATTGGAGCCTATGGTCTCTTTACGCAGCGAATAA